ACGAGTCCGACGCGCAGGAACTCGGCCAGTTCCTGCGTGGTCGGGTAGTCGAAGACCGCGGTTGCCGGCAGCGACACACCCGTGGCCTTCTGCAGCCGGTTCCGCAGCTCCACCGCGGTCAGCGAGTCGAAGCCGAGCTCCGTGAAGCCGCGCTCCGGGTCGACGGCCGCACCGGATCCGTGGCCCAGCACCACCGCCACCTCGGTCCGCACCAGATCGACCAGGATCCGCCGACGGTCAGTGCCGGACGCACGGCCGACCCGCTCCCGCAAGCTGCGCAGCGCCTCGTCCTCGCGGTCACCGGCGCCGTCCACGAGGGCCTCCAGCGCGCGAGCCGCTTCCGGCACCCGGCCGATCAGGCTGCTGGGCCGAACCGAGGTGAACGCGACCGCGAAACGCTGCCAGTCCACGTCGGAGACGGTGACGCACGGCTCCGCCTCACCGACGGCCCGCACCAGCGCCGACACGGCGCTTTCCGGTGCCATCTCGACCAGGCCACGACGGCGCAGGTGCTCCACCACCTCCGCGTCCGCGCCCATGCCGTCACCGCGCCAGACGCCCCAGGCGATCGAGGTCGCCGCCAGGCCGCGCTGGTGCCGGCTCTCCGCCAGTGCGTCCAGGTACGCGTTCGCTGCGGCGTACGCTCCCTGGCCGCCGCTGCCCCAGACACCGGCGTTAGAGGAGAACAGCACGAAGGCGTCGAGCGGACGCTCCGCGAGGAGTTCGTCCAGGTGGGCCGCACCGGCCGCCTTGCCGCTCAACATCTGCTCGAGGTCGGCCGGTTCGCTGTCCGCGAGGTTGCCGAAGGTGCTCACACCGGCGGTGTGGACGACGGCGGTGAGCGGGTGCTCGGCCGGGATGCCGTCCAGCAGTGCGGACAGGGCGTCGCGGTCGGCGATGTCGCAGGCCGCGATCGTCACCTTCGCACCCAGCGCGGTCAGTTCGGCCGCGAGGTCATCCGCACCGGGCGCCTGCGGGCCACGCCGGCTCACCAGCAGCAGGTGCTCGGCCCCATGGCCGGCCAACCACCGAGCCACATGACCACCCAGCGCACCCGTGCCACCCGTCACCAGCACCGTGCCCGACGGACGCCAGTCGCGCACCGCCCCCGCCCCGGCGGGCACCGCACGCACCAAACGCCGTCCGAACACCCCCGAACCCCGGACCGCCACCTGGTCCTCGACCACACCACCCGCACCGGGACCGGACGCCAGCACACCCACCAGGCGCCGCACCACGCCCTCGCCCAGCACCTCCGGCAGATCGACCAGACCACCCCAGAGATCCGCGTGCTCCAACGCCGCCACCCGGCCAAGACCCCACACCTGCGCCTGAACCGGGCTCAGCACACGATCGCCGTCCGCGCCCACCGACACCGCACCACGGGTGACCGCCCACAGCGGAGCCGCCACACCAGCGTCACCCAGCGCCTGCACCAAAAGCAGCGTCCCCGCCAACCCCGCAGCCAGATGACCATCCGCAGCCATCGGCCGCTCATCCAGCGCCAGCAGCGACAGCACACCCGCGAACTCGCCCACTGCTGCCAGGCGCTCGGCCAGGCCGGCGCGGTCCACCGTCTGGAGAGCGAGGCTGATCAGCTCGGTCTCCTGGTGCCGACTGCGCAGCGCGGTGACGCAGGTGTCGATCCAGGCAGCGTCGTGCTCGTCGACGCCCTCGGGCGCCACGACCAGCCACTTGCCCGGCAGCGCGTGATGGGTGCTCTCGGCAAGAGCCTCCCAGGTGATGCGGTAGCGCCACTGGTCGGTGGCGGACTGCTTGCGGACCCGCTGCCGGTACGACGACAGCACCGGCAGCACCGCCTCCAGCGACTCCGCCTGCTCATCGGCCACGCCCAGCGCCGCGCTCAGCCCGGCCAAGTCACCGCGCTCCACGACCTCCCAGAACCGGCCGTCCACTGCGTCCGATGACAGAGTCTCCACAGCCGGCCGCTCGGAGGCCTCCAACCAGTAGCGTTGGCGTTGGAAGGCGTAGGTCGGCAGGTCGATGCGGTGGGCAC
This genomic stretch from Kitasatospora acidiphila harbors:
- a CDS encoding SDR family NAD(P)-dependent oxidoreductase; this translates as METLSSDAVDGRFWEVVERGDLAGLSAALGVADEQAESLEAVLPVLSSYRQRVRKQSATDQWRYRITWEALAESTHHALPGKWLVVAPEGVDEHDAAWIDTCVTALRSRHQETELISLALQTVDRAGLAERLAAVGEFAGVLSLLALDERPMAADGHLAAGLAGTLLLVQALGDAGVAAPLWAVTRGAVSVGADGDRVLSPVQAQVWGLGRVAALEHADLWGGLVDLPEVLGEGVVRRLVGVLASGPGAGGVVEDQVAVRGSGVFGRRLVRAVPAGAGAVRDWRPSGTVLVTGGTGALGGHVARWLAGHGAEHLLLVSRRGPQAPGADDLAAELTALGAKVTIAACDIADRDALSALLDGIPAEHPLTAVVHTAGVSTFGNLADSEPADLEQMLSGKAAGAAHLDELLAERPLDAFVLFSSNAGVWGSGGQGAYAAANAYLDALAESRHQRGLAATSIAWGVWRGDGMGADAEVVEHLRRRGLVEMAPESAVSALVRAVGEAEPCVTVSDVDWQRFAVAFTSVRPSSLIGRVPEAARALEALVDGAGDREDEALRSLRERVGRASGTDRRRILVDLVRTEVAVVLGHGSGAAVDPERGFTELGFDSLTAVELRNRLQKATGVSLPATAVFDYPTTQELAEFLRVGLVPDELAGEALVRAEIDRIDAVLSGIAVAELATSDIEERLESLLAKVKKARSAESGNLAADQLDAASDDEIFDIIGKRFGIS